The following are from one region of the Roseobacter fucihabitans genome:
- a CDS encoding translocation/assembly module TamB domain-containing protein, which translates to MRSNWIIRGLVVISLLFPVTVTAQDEDGGGFLTRTIQDLLSGAGREVRITGFAGALSSEASFEQMTIADDQGIWLTLEDVTLNWSRLALLRGQLEVESLKAASLDLPRLPEADDSVEVPAAEAAPFALPDLPVSVNIAQFEVTRIDLGEPILGAQAALGVRASVQLNDEGAFIDLTANRVDNTEGAYVIKGSFARADSAINVEIQLDEASGGIAGRLMNLPGQPSIDLTVAGTGPLDDFTADIGLATDGTQRVAGQVSLTALPVETEGALPDRRIRANLGGDITALVAPQSRDFFGTRVAIRVDALRGADGTLDVSDFDLDAKAVQLAGRVKLNSAQWPEFIDVDGTIAQADGTPVLLPGSDVATTVQLVKLSVDYDAASGDAFRGAFDITDFAREGIRFENTKLALDGTLSGETGTLGRFLGDLDLTTRGLALEDPQAAEALGQDITGKARIDYTQDQPIRITGLELAGADYGLAGDVTIQGLEGGFPTDLDLNVQARDLSRFAGLAGQPIAGAARLDVAGNITPLSSMFDLTIKGTTRDLKVDIEQADAVMAGETILSMQARRDETGTYINDLDLRNAALDITGDVKLQTDAGAVDILARLSDVALVAPEYSGPLTLDAKATQDALGWSVDALANAPFDSRLSVKGKATGPQTDVRFTLSVPEVQPLVPSINGPLNANGRVWLTEAGYNVDVDAAGPFQSEVSVAGLATGPEAAVAFSAAMPDIGVLVPKIAGPFSIEGDAEKDGAGWQIDTAAQGPSGTQANIAGRVGEDGMLDLGIVGSLPLGLSEPFLEPRSLQGQAQFDLTAKGAPGLEAISGRISTTGATFAAPNLRLTLVDLATTIQLARSNAQIDLNSAVDGGGTLAVEGGVNLASLAADLDIALNNVALSDPRLFSTLISGDIAVTGPLSGGARIGGTINIGETLVSVPSSGLTSIGDIPEITHVGAPRSVTATRGRAGVIPEPETKAGGGAGSVYGLGLRINAPNKIFVRGRGVDAELGGSLDITGSTARVISAGQFDLVRGRIDILGKRFVLDEGSIQFQGDLVPFVFFKTLSDTDDGTASIVVEGPVDEPEVRFESVPEAPEDEVLSQLLFGRNLSEISGFQALQLANAVAQLAGRGGVGLVGNLREGFGLDDFDVTTTDDGEAAVRAGKYLTDTIYTDVFTGGGETELSINLELTDSLKARGTVENDGNTGIGLFFERDY; encoded by the coding sequence ATGCGTTCAAACTGGATCATACGCGGGCTGGTGGTTATCTCCTTGCTGTTCCCTGTCACGGTTACGGCACAGGATGAGGACGGCGGCGGCTTTTTGACGCGCACCATACAGGACCTTTTGTCCGGGGCCGGGCGCGAGGTGCGCATCACCGGATTTGCCGGTGCGCTGAGTTCTGAGGCCTCTTTTGAGCAGATGACGATTGCGGATGACCAGGGCATCTGGCTCACATTGGAAGATGTGACGCTGAACTGGAGCAGGCTGGCGTTGCTGCGCGGGCAGCTGGAGGTCGAGAGCCTCAAGGCTGCGTCCCTTGATCTGCCGCGCTTGCCAGAGGCCGATGATAGCGTGGAGGTGCCCGCCGCCGAAGCGGCCCCCTTCGCCTTGCCGGATTTACCGGTCTCGGTGAACATCGCGCAGTTCGAAGTGACGCGCATTGATCTGGGCGAACCCATCCTCGGTGCGCAGGCCGCTCTGGGTGTGCGCGCCTCGGTGCAACTCAATGATGAAGGCGCGTTTATCGATCTGACCGCCAACCGCGTGGATAATACCGAAGGTGCCTATGTCATCAAAGGCAGCTTTGCGCGGGCGGATTCCGCCATCAATGTGGAAATCCAACTGGATGAGGCTTCGGGCGGCATTGCCGGGCGTTTGATGAACCTGCCGGGGCAGCCCTCCATCGATTTGACGGTTGCAGGGACCGGGCCGCTGGATGATTTCACCGCCGATATCGGCCTGGCCACAGATGGCACCCAACGTGTGGCGGGGCAGGTGAGTCTGACCGCGCTGCCGGTCGAAACTGAAGGCGCGCTGCCTGACAGGCGCATTAGGGCCAATCTGGGCGGGGACATAACGGCACTGGTCGCCCCGCAGTCGCGCGACTTCTTCGGCACCCGCGTGGCCATCCGGGTGGACGCCTTGCGCGGCGCGGATGGGACCCTTGACGTGTCGGATTTCGATCTGGATGCCAAGGCGGTGCAACTGGCCGGGCGCGTCAAGCTCAACAGCGCGCAATGGCCGGAATTCATCGATGTGGATGGCACTATCGCGCAGGCCGACGGCACCCCGGTTCTGTTGCCGGGCTCTGATGTTGCGACGACGGTGCAATTGGTGAAGCTCAGCGTGGATTACGACGCCGCCTCGGGGGATGCCTTTCGCGGTGCCTTCGACATCACGGATTTTGCGCGCGAAGGTATTCGGTTTGAGAACACCAAGCTGGCGCTGGATGGCACGCTGAGCGGTGAAACGGGCACGCTGGGTCGGTTCCTCGGCGATCTGGACCTCACAACGCGCGGGCTGGCGCTGGAGGATCCGCAGGCGGCAGAGGCGCTGGGGCAGGATATCACCGGCAAAGCCCGGATTGATTATACCCAAGACCAACCGATCCGGATTACCGGGCTGGAACTGGCGGGAGCGGATTACGGGCTTGCCGGGGATGTGACCATACAGGGTCTGGAGGGCGGCTTTCCAACCGATCTTGATCTCAATGTGCAGGCGCGCGATCTGTCACGGTTTGCCGGGCTTGCAGGGCAACCCATCGCCGGAGCCGCGCGTCTGGATGTTGCGGGCAATATCACCCCGTTGAGCAGCATGTTCGATCTGACCATCAAGGGCACCACGCGGGATTTGAAGGTTGATATCGAACAGGCGGATGCGGTCATGGCCGGGGAAACCATCCTGTCGATGCAGGCGCGGCGCGACGAGACCGGGACGTATATCAACGATCTGGATCTCAGGAATGCGGCGCTGGACATCACAGGGGACGTGAAGCTGCAAACCGATGCCGGTGCGGTTGATATCCTGGCGCGGCTGAGTGATGTGGCCCTGGTGGCCCCTGAGTATTCCGGCCCGCTCACGCTGGATGCAAAGGCCACGCAGGACGCGCTTGGCTGGAGCGTGGACGCGCTGGCCAATGCGCCCTTTGACAGCAGGCTGAGCGTCAAGGGCAAAGCTACGGGGCCGCAAACCGATGTGCGCTTCACGTTATCTGTGCCAGAGGTGCAGCCGCTGGTGCCGTCAATCAACGGCCCGTTGAATGCCAATGGACGGGTTTGGCTTACCGAGGCCGGATATAATGTGGACGTTGATGCCGCCGGGCCGTTCCAATCCGAAGTGAGCGTGGCAGGGCTGGCCACGGGGCCAGAGGCCGCCGTCGCCTTTTCCGCCGCCATGCCTGATATCGGCGTGCTGGTGCCCAAGATCGCGGGACCCTTCTCAATAGAGGGGGACGCCGAGAAAGACGGCGCGGGATGGCAGATTGACACCGCCGCACAAGGGCCGTCAGGCACGCAGGCCAATATCGCGGGGCGCGTCGGCGAAGACGGGATGTTGGACCTCGGGATCGTTGGATCCTTGCCGCTCGGTCTGTCAGAGCCGTTTCTGGAGCCGCGCAGCTTGCAGGGACAGGCGCAATTTGATCTGACCGCCAAGGGCGCGCCGGGGCTGGAGGCGATTTCGGGTCGTATTTCGACGACCGGGGCGACTTTTGCCGCGCCAAACCTGCGCCTGACGCTGGTCGATCTGGCCACGACGATCCAGCTGGCGCGCAGCAACGCACAGATTGATCTCAACAGCGCGGTTGATGGTGGCGGCACGCTTGCAGTGGAGGGTGGGGTCAACCTTGCCTCGCTGGCAGCAGATCTAGATATTGCATTGAACAACGTCGCCCTATCGGATCCGCGTTTGTTTTCGACCCTGATCAGCGGCGACATCGCTGTGACGGGTCCGCTGAGCGGTGGCGCGCGTATTGGCGGTACAATCAACATCGGCGAAACGCTGGTGTCGGTTCCCTCCTCCGGTCTGACCAGCATTGGCGATATTCCCGAGATCACCCACGTCGGGGCACCCAGATCGGTGACGGCGACGCGCGGGCGGGCCGGGGTGATCCCGGAACCGGAGACCAAGGCGGGCGGCGGTGCGGGGAGCGTCTATGGCCTTGGATTGCGGATCAATGCGCCCAACAAGATCTTCGTGCGCGGTCGCGGTGTCGATGCGGAACTGGGCGGCAGTCTGGACATCACCGGCTCCACGGCGCGGGTGATTTCGGCCGGTCAATTCGATCTGGTGCGCGGACGGATCGACATTCTGGGCAAGCGGTTCGTCCTTGATGAAGGTTCCATCCAGTTTCAGGGCGACCTGGTGCCTTTTGTTTTCTTCAAGACGCTCTCAGATACCGATGATGGCACCGCCAGCATTGTGGTGGAGGGTCCGGTGGATGAGCCGGAAGTGCGGTTTGAATCCGTGCCCGAAGCGCCAGAGGATGAGGTCCTGTCGCAACTGCTCTTTGGTCGTAACCTGAGCGAAATTTCCGGCTTTCAGGCGTTGCAGCTGGCCAATGCGGTGGCGCAGCTGGCCGGGCGCGGCGGTGTTGGATTGGTTGGGAACCTGCGTGAAGGGTTCGGGTTGGATGATTTTGACGTCACCACCACGGATGACGGCGAAGCGGCGGTGCGGGCGGGTAAATACCTCACGGACACAATATATACGGATGTGTTTACCGGAGGGGGCGAGACCGAATTATCCATTAACCTGGAACTGACGGACTCGCTCAAGGCGCGCGGCACGGTTGAGAATGATGGCAACACTGGCATCGGGCTGTTTTTCGAGCGCGACTATTAA
- a CDS encoding autotransporter assembly complex family protein, with amino-acid sequence MEFSSWWCKPAAYLLCAGMLAPPVFAFDASLQGSLEEELRAALEGGSLLIEQSNAETDVSPQELVSIAQADYKRMLAVLYDYGYYGADIGISLDGREASSITSVAPPQQVNSAQITITPGKAFRFGRAEITPIVPGTALPEGFRPGAPARLSLLRDAVSAGTTRWRNEGHAKAKLESQTITARHTDGTLNARLKLDPGPKLRFGDLSVSGDSAVRTERILEIAGLPVGETYSPKELSDAAGRLRRTGAFSSVAMIEADTIGPGDQLAITARVVDDKPRRFGFGGEVSTIEGLSLSAFWMHRNLFGGAERLRVEAEIEGIGGDTGGTDFLLSTRYQRPSTFNEDTDLYVLGEIEQQDEVNFFSRQLTIGTGIERIASDQRSYRLGVALRRANTRDAFGEDQYTLLLLPTGATFDYRDRLLDARKGYYLDAEVSPFYAIKGADNGLLTEVDARVYRTFGTETSTTFALRGQLGSVIGPGLEDAPTDFLFYSGGGDTVRGHDYQSLGVDIGNGQIVGGRSFLGLSAEVRYRTAGSLGYVGFIDAGYIGREAFPDGSGEWQSGAGLGLRYDTPIGPIRFDVAVPTSGGDDTSSWQVYIGIGQAF; translated from the coding sequence TTGGAATTTTCTTCGTGGTGGTGCAAACCTGCGGCGTATTTACTGTGTGCCGGGATGCTGGCACCGCCGGTATTCGCCTTTGACGCCAGCCTGCAGGGGTCTCTGGAGGAGGAATTGCGCGCAGCATTGGAGGGCGGATCGCTGCTGATCGAGCAATCGAACGCCGAAACCGACGTCTCACCACAGGAGTTGGTGTCCATTGCGCAGGCGGATTACAAACGCATGCTCGCGGTGCTTTACGATTACGGCTATTACGGCGCAGATATCGGTATTTCACTGGATGGTCGGGAGGCCTCTTCGATCACATCCGTGGCCCCCCCACAGCAAGTCAACAGCGCCCAGATCACTATCACACCGGGCAAGGCATTTCGCTTCGGGCGGGCCGAGATTACCCCGATTGTGCCCGGCACCGCTTTGCCCGAAGGGTTCAGGCCGGGCGCGCCTGCGCGCCTGAGTTTGCTGCGCGATGCCGTCAGCGCGGGGACAACGCGCTGGCGCAATGAAGGTCATGCCAAGGCCAAGCTTGAAAGCCAGACCATCACCGCCCGTCACACAGACGGCACGCTCAATGCCAGGCTGAAGCTCGATCCCGGCCCCAAACTGCGGTTTGGTGATCTGTCCGTGTCCGGCGACAGCGCCGTGCGCACGGAACGGATCCTGGAGATTGCCGGTCTGCCGGTCGGTGAAACCTACTCTCCCAAGGAACTGTCCGACGCCGCGGGGCGTTTGCGGCGCACCGGTGCCTTTAGTTCGGTCGCGATGATCGAGGCCGACACCATCGGGCCGGGCGATCAATTGGCCATCACCGCGCGGGTTGTCGATGACAAGCCGCGCCGCTTCGGTTTTGGGGGCGAGGTATCGACCATCGAGGGCCTGTCGCTCAGCGCGTTCTGGATGCACCGTAACCTGTTTGGCGGTGCCGAGCGGCTGCGCGTGGAGGCGGAAATCGAGGGCATCGGCGGGGACACGGGCGGGACGGATTTCCTTCTCTCGACACGTTATCAGCGGCCCTCGACCTTTAATGAGGATACCGATCTTTATGTTCTTGGGGAAATCGAACAGCAGGATGAGGTGAATTTCTTCTCTCGCCAGCTGACAATCGGGACGGGGATCGAGCGCATCGCCTCTGATCAGCGTTCCTACCGCCTTGGTGTCGCGCTGCGCCGGGCCAATACACGGGATGCCTTTGGCGAAGATCAATACACTTTGTTGTTGCTCCCGACAGGCGCGACCTTTGATTATCGCGACAGGCTTCTGGATGCGCGCAAGGGCTATTATCTGGACGCGGAAGTCTCGCCTTTCTATGCGATCAAGGGCGCGGATAACGGGCTTTTAACCGAGGTCGATGCGCGGGTGTACCGAACATTCGGGACCGAAACCAGCACGACCTTTGCCTTGCGCGGTCAATTGGGGTCCGTCATCGGGCCGGGGCTGGAGGACGCACCCACCGATTTCCTGTTTTACTCCGGGGGTGGGGACACCGTGCGCGGGCATGATTATCAATCGCTCGGCGTGGATATTGGAAACGGCCAGATCGTCGGGGGCCGCTCGTTCCTGGGGCTGTCTGCTGAGGTGCGCTATCGCACGGCGGGCAGCCTTGGGTATGTCGGCTTCATCGATGCGGGCTACATCGGGCGGGAAGCCTTTCCGGACGGGTCGGGTGAGTGGCAAAGCGGCGCAGGTCTGGGTCTGCGCTATGACACGCCGATTGGGCCGATCCGCTTTGATGTCGCCGTGCCGACATCCGGCGGTGATGACACATCCTCCTGGCAGGTTTACATTGGCATAGGGCAGGCATTTTGA
- a CDS encoding DUF3307 domain-containing protein — MGEDLFELLILLCLLQIKHMLADYFLQTSFMLEGRARYRHMGRLLHAGIHALGSVMAFLLLGTPVVFILLVVVLEGVVHFHIDWCKGRFTYVRQLTPNDAAFWRASGVDQALHQLTYVAMLWAWLVWGNGATA; from the coding sequence TTGGGTGAAGATTTATTTGAGTTACTGATTTTATTGTGCCTTTTGCAAATAAAACACATGCTGGCGGATTATTTTCTTCAGACCAGCTTCATGCTCGAGGGGCGTGCGCGCTACCGTCATATGGGACGGCTCCTGCATGCGGGCATTCATGCGCTCGGATCGGTCATGGCGTTTTTGTTGCTTGGCACGCCGGTGGTGTTTATCCTGTTGGTGGTGGTTCTGGAGGGCGTGGTTCATTTTCATATCGACTGGTGCAAGGGGCGCTTTACCTACGTACGACAGCTGACGCCCAATGATGCGGCCTTTTGGCGCGCGTCGGGTGTGGATCAGGCGCTGCATCAGCTGACCTATGTGGCGATGCTCTGGGCGTGGTTGGTTTGGGGAAATGGTGCAACCGCCTAA
- a CDS encoding ABC transporter ATP-binding protein yields the protein MADLKLTDVGKSYGAGVEVLKNINLDIQTGELIVFVGPSGCGKSTLLRMIAGLEKITAGELQIDGDRMNDVPPAQRGIAMVFQSYALYPHMTVRDNMAFALKLAKKTPAEIDEAVGRAAKVLQLDEYLDRLPKALSGGQRQRVAIGRSIVRDPKVYLFDEPLSNLDASLRVATRIEIAQLKESMPNSTMIYVTHDQVEAMTLATRIVVLANKGIAQVGSPLELYERPENEFVAQFIGSPAMNLLAGEIVETGQVTQVRLEQGAGTIAANIPTRDSDKGQKVNVGIRPEDMVTANSENYAFAGTVEITEALGEVTQLYFAKPAPENASIIAKLPGIHAGLRGTQLKMTADPSKLHLFANGHSLLYRD from the coding sequence ATGGCCGATCTGAAATTAACGGATGTGGGAAAATCATACGGCGCAGGCGTCGAGGTGCTCAAGAACATCAACCTGGACATTCAAACCGGTGAGTTGATCGTTTTTGTCGGCCCATCGGGCTGTGGTAAATCCACCTTGCTGCGCATGATCGCGGGGCTTGAAAAGATCACCGCGGGCGAGTTGCAAATCGACGGGGACCGTATGAATGACGTCCCCCCCGCGCAGCGCGGCATCGCCATGGTGTTTCAATCCTATGCGCTTTATCCGCATATGACGGTGCGCGACAATATGGCTTTTGCGCTCAAGCTCGCCAAGAAAACCCCCGCTGAAATCGACGAGGCGGTCGGGCGCGCGGCCAAGGTTCTGCAACTGGACGAATACCTTGACCGTCTGCCCAAGGCGCTCTCCGGGGGGCAGCGCCAGCGCGTGGCGATTGGCCGGTCCATCGTGCGCGATCCCAAGGTCTATCTCTTTGACGAACCGCTCTCCAATCTTGATGCCTCCCTGCGTGTCGCGACCCGGATCGAGATCGCGCAACTCAAGGAAAGCATGCCCAATTCCACCATGATCTATGTGACGCATGATCAGGTGGAGGCGATGACCCTGGCCACTCGCATTGTGGTGCTCGCCAACAAGGGGATCGCGCAGGTCGGCTCCCCGCTGGAACTTTATGAGCGCCCGGAGAACGAATTCGTGGCCCAATTTATCGGCTCCCCTGCGATGAACCTTTTGGCCGGGGAGATCGTGGAGACCGGGCAGGTCACACAGGTGCGCCTGGAGCAGGGAGCCGGGACGATTGCCGCCAACATCCCCACGCGTGACAGTGACAAGGGACAGAAAGTCAACGTTGGCATCCGCCCCGAGGATATGGTGACGGCCAATAGCGAGAATTACGCTTTTGCCGGAACGGTCGAGATCACGGAGGCGCTTGGCGAGGTCACGCAATTGTACTTTGCCAAACCGGCCCCCGAAAATGCGTCAATTATTGCAAAACTCCCCGGTATTCATGCGGGGTTGCGTGGTACACAGCTCAAGATGACGGCGGATCCCTCCAAGTTGCACCTATTTGCCAACGGACATTCGCTGCTTTATCGCGACTGA
- a CDS encoding alpha-glucosidase, whose translation MTRMEHNLHLPAVDKDWWRGAVIYQIYPRSFQDSNGDGIGDLIGISQRMSYIASLGVDAIWISPFFTSPMKDFGYDVSDYCDVDPMFGTLADFDVVVESAHQHGLKVMIDLVLSHTSDQHPWFQESKKDRTNRKSDWYVWADPKPDGTPPNNWLSIFGGPAWQWDAGREQYYLHNFLVEQPDLNFHNDDVQNAILAITRFWLDRGVDGFRLDTINFYFADKELRDNPALPPEKRNANIAPSVNPYNHQEHIHSKNQPENITFLKRFRALLDEYPAASCVGEVGDAQRGLELLGQYTGGPEMVHMCYAFEFLAKTKLDATRVAQVFDELGRVAKDGWPCWAFSNHDVMRHASRWDLSPQAQRLFATLIMCLRGSVCIYQGEELGLPEADVAFEDLQDPYGITFWPEYKGRDGCRTPMVWETSNQNGGFSDGFPWLPVSHDHLNRSVAAQEDEPGAILHHYRRAIAFRKDHPALVKGKHNGVFAYGDVLQFTREHEGQTIFCAFNLSDTPSLHGMPPGEWHTIGHELGGATPSPDFKLHLGPWQVCLAVKQG comes from the coding sequence ATGACCAGGATGGAACATAATTTGCATCTGCCTGCGGTGGACAAAGATTGGTGGCGCGGGGCGGTGATTTACCAGATCTACCCGCGCAGTTTCCAGGATAGCAACGGCGATGGCATCGGCGATCTGATCGGGATTTCGCAGCGCATGAGCTATATCGCGTCGCTGGGCGTGGATGCGATCTGGATCTCGCCGTTCTTCACCTCGCCGATGAAGGATTTCGGCTATGACGTCTCTGATTATTGCGACGTGGATCCGATGTTCGGCACGCTGGCGGATTTTGATGTGGTGGTGGAATCCGCGCATCAACATGGCCTAAAGGTGATGATTGATCTGGTGTTGAGCCACACCTCGGATCAACACCCCTGGTTCCAGGAAAGCAAAAAGGATCGCACCAACCGGAAATCCGATTGGTATGTCTGGGCTGATCCGAAACCCGATGGCACGCCCCCAAATAATTGGCTGTCGATCTTTGGCGGTCCGGCCTGGCAATGGGATGCGGGACGCGAACAGTACTACTTGCACAACTTCCTCGTGGAACAGCCGGATCTGAATTTCCACAATGATGATGTGCAAAACGCCATTCTGGCGATCACACGGTTTTGGCTGGATCGCGGCGTGGATGGGTTCCGGCTGGATACGATCAACTTTTACTTTGCCGATAAAGAACTGCGCGACAATCCAGCGCTACCGCCGGAAAAGCGCAATGCCAATATCGCGCCCTCGGTAAACCCCTATAATCACCAGGAACACATCCATTCCAAAAATCAGCCTGAAAACATTACGTTTCTCAAGCGTTTCCGTGCGTTGTTGGACGAATATCCAGCGGCGTCCTGCGTGGGTGAGGTCGGTGATGCGCAACGCGGTTTGGAATTGCTGGGCCAATACACCGGCGGGCCGGAAATGGTGCATATGTGCTATGCGTTTGAATTTCTCGCTAAAACCAAACTGGACGCGACCCGTGTGGCGCAGGTTTTTGACGAATTGGGCCGCGTGGCCAAAGACGGTTGGCCGTGCTGGGCATTCTCGAACCATGACGTGATGCGCCACGCTTCTCGATGGGACTTGTCCCCGCAGGCGCAGCGCCTGTTTGCCACGCTGATCATGTGCTTGCGCGGGTCGGTATGCATCTATCAGGGCGAGGAACTTGGCCTGCCCGAAGCGGATGTCGCCTTTGAGGATCTGCAAGACCCCTATGGCATCACCTTTTGGCCTGAATATAAGGGGCGCGATGGGTGTCGCACGCCGATGGTCTGGGAGACGTCGAACCAAAATGGTGGTTTTTCCGACGGTTTCCCCTGGTTGCCCGTCAGCCATGATCACTTGAACCGTTCGGTGGCCGCGCAAGAGGATGAACCAGGCGCGATCCTGCATCATTATCGCCGCGCCATCGCCTTTCGCAAGGATCACCCGGCCTTGGTCAAAGGCAAACATAACGGCGTTTTCGCCTATGGCGATGTGTTGCAATTCACCCGTGAACATGAAGGCCAGACGATATTTTGCGCCTTTAACCTGTCGGATACGCCCTCGCTGCACGGGATGCCGCCGGGGGAATGGCATACCATCGGACATGAATTGGGCGGGGCCACCCCGTCGCCGGATTTCAAACTGCACCTGGGCCCCTGGCAAGTTTGCCTGGCCGTGAAACAGGGCTAA
- a CDS encoding carbohydrate ABC transporter permease has translation MDNIAGTKSSLSWAVQISVILLVVIWLVPTIGLLVSSFRDRDQISASGWWLSPFAVEQNFQAKIPAEEAKPDQGGFVIEGNIFGGADTEVIRFGGARSNPTIAAVGETAELTRDRTLTVQQNGDFTYFSPAEIKRDPSIYYSTATPPDFSLSNYRNILFSNNMDVAFINTLTVTIPATIIPILIAAFAAYALAWMDFAGRGFLIAMVVGLLVVPLQLALVPLLQFHNKIGIGQSFLGIWMAHTGFGLPLAIYLLRNYMVGLPRDIIESAKVDGATDFQVFTKIVLPLSFPALASFAIFQFLWTWNDLLVAKVFLPSNSESWVMTVKIADDLLGSRGGDWGILASAAFISIAVPLIVFFTMQRYLVRGLLAGSVK, from the coding sequence ATGGATAATATCGCAGGTACAAAATCCTCGCTCAGCTGGGCGGTGCAAATTTCGGTGATCCTTCTAGTGGTGATCTGGTTAGTGCCCACAATCGGGCTTCTGGTCTCCTCTTTCCGGGACCGGGATCAGATCTCCGCCTCCGGTTGGTGGCTCTCCCCCTTTGCCGTGGAGCAAAACTTCCAGGCCAAGATCCCAGCCGAAGAGGCCAAGCCGGATCAGGGTGGTTTTGTCATTGAGGGCAATATCTTTGGTGGCGCGGATACAGAAGTCATCCGCTTTGGTGGCGCGCGCTCCAATCCGACCATTGCCGCCGTGGGTGAAACCGCTGAATTGACGCGCGACCGAACGCTCACGGTGCAACAAAACGGTGATTTTACCTATTTCTCGCCGGCTGAGATTAAACGCGATCCGAGTATCTATTATTCCACGGCCACACCGCCTGATTTCTCGCTGTCAAATTATCGCAACATCCTGTTTTCCAACAACATGGACGTGGCCTTTATCAACACGTTGACGGTAACAATCCCCGCAACGATCATCCCGATCCTGATCGCCGCCTTTGCGGCCTATGCGCTGGCCTGGATGGATTTTGCGGGCAGGGGGTTCTTGATCGCGATGGTCGTGGGCCTGCTGGTGGTGCCTTTGCAATTGGCGCTGGTGCCACTCTTGCAGTTCCACAATAAAATCGGGATCGGCCAGAGTTTCTTAGGCATATGGATGGCGCATACCGGGTTCGGGCTGCCGCTGGCGATATATCTGTTGCGAAATTATATGGTCGGTCTGCCGCGCGATATCATCGAATCCGCCAAGGTCGACGGGGCCACGGATTTCCAGGTCTTTACCAAGATCGTCCTCCCGCTCAGCTTCCCGGCCTTGGCCTCCTTTGCCATCTTCCAATTCCTGTGGACCTGGAATGATCTGTTGGTGGCCAAAGTGTTCTTGCCCTCCAACTCGGAATCCTGGGTGATGACGGTCAAGATCGCGGATGACCTGCTGGGCTCACGCGGTGGCGATTGGGGCATCCTGGCCTCTGCGGCCTTCATCTCGATTGCTGTGCCGCTGATCGTGTTCTTTACAATGCAACGTTATCTGGTGCGCGGTCTGTTGGCCGGGTCCGTCAAATAG
- a CDS encoding carbohydrate ABC transporter permease — protein sequence MSPLLQGIVTVVVGVGGCVGYFFLSNLILDKVIFPTRAENPGKNINRANLVRPWLFLFPAMAALGLYLVYPVVGSFWRSLHNRSGDEFIGFGNYAVMFADDGFQTALFNNFLWVLVVPASATFFGLLVAQLTDRLKWGNIAKSLIFMPMAISFVGASLIWKFVYANNADIGLINAIRDVFGASDPLDVLQLRFWNNFFLMFILVWIQTGFAMVILSAALRGIPEETIEAAIIDGANPFQVFFKIKVPQIMGTIVVVWTTITILVLKVFDIVYTMTGGNFGTEILPSYMMSYMFRDDGRATAVAFVIMIIVLPVMIWNIRQARAEMR from the coding sequence ATGTCACCGCTGCTTCAGGGAATTGTGACGGTTGTTGTCGGTGTCGGCGGGTGCGTTGGGTATTTCTTTCTGTCCAACCTCATTCTCGACAAGGTGATCTTTCCAACGCGGGCCGAGAATCCCGGAAAAAACATCAATCGCGCGAACCTCGTGCGTCCCTGGCTGTTTCTCTTCCCCGCAATGGCCGCCCTTGGGCTCTATCTGGTCTATCCGGTGGTCGGTTCTTTCTGGCGCTCGCTGCACAACCGGTCGGGCGATGAATTCATCGGCTTTGGCAACTATGCGGTGATGTTCGCGGATGACGGGTTCCAGACGGCGCTGTTTAATAACTTCCTCTGGGTGCTGGTTGTCCCGGCCTCTGCTACCTTCTTTGGTCTGCTGGTCGCGCAGCTGACGGACCGGCTCAAATGGGGCAATATCGCCAAATCCCTGATCTTCATGCCGATGGCGATTTCCTTTGTCGGGGCCTCGCTGATCTGGAAATTCGTCTATGCCAATAACGCCGATATCGGCTTGATCAACGCGATCCGCGATGTCTTTGGCGCGTCCGATCCGCTGGATGTGCTGCAACTGCGTTTCTGGAACAATTTTTTCCTGATGTTCATTCTGGTATGGATCCAAACGGGGTTCGCCATGGTGATCCTGTCGGCTGCCCTGCGGGGCATCCCCGAAGAAACCATCGAGGCTGCGATCATCGACGGGGCCAACCCGTTTCAGGTGTTTTTCAAGATCAAAGTGCCCCAGATCATGGGCACCATCGTGGTGGTCTGGACGACCATCACGATCCTAGTGCTCAAGGTGTTCGACATTGTTTACACCATGACCGGGGGCAATTTCGGGACCGAAATCCTGCCCAGCTACATGATGTCCTATATGTTCCGCGACGATGGGCGCGCCACGGCGGTGGCCTTCGTGATTATGATCATCGTCTTGCCGGTGATGATCTGGAACATTCGTCAAGCCAGAGCGGAGATGAGATAA